From the genome of Electrophorus electricus isolate fEleEle1 chromosome 14, fEleEle1.pri, whole genome shotgun sequence:
atctttttcttattaaattactctcttaatcacatctgacttgctgtttgttcaaaattccacaacagactacaggagcccaACCTCCAGAcagatgagtgcggatgagtctctggcgaatgaGCTAAaaacattcttcgctcgctttgAGGCTACAAGCACcaaaaaggacagaaaagcactccagagggtggtgcattcagcagagcacatcattcaaatggaacttcctgacctgcagactaTCTAtcacaagcggtgccagaccaaagccagggggattgtgaaggaccccacgcatcccaacaataggctcttctctctgttgaggtcagggaagtgtttttgctccctgaagaccaacacagagagactgaagaggagcttcttcccgcaggccattcaggccctgaatcagggcaactgatgaactgtggggaccactctgtgcactgcgtatgatgtcaataacatcTTGACAACTATCTTGTAAATTGTAAACTATAAATTGTAAATTGCAACTGGTAATTCTACActttgtatatacacatatatacatataaatatacattgtacattgtgtatatatatatgtatatatacatattatattatacatatactgtatttatcACTGTATCCCTGCATCCCCTCAGCTCGGACAGAGCAGtgacaaaaagcatttcactgcgagttataccatctATGACTATATATgcgacaaataaaactttgaaactttgaaacttgaaacctcTTCGTGATGTATTGCCATAATAGTATGCATACCAAGCATTCTCTTTTCCTACTGATTTTTCTGGCTACTGATCTCTTTTTCCTTCCCAGACTATACCTCGTTCCTAGCCCTTCAGTTCACTTTTTATCTAAGAAAATAAACTTTAGTGCCACACTAATacaattttcatttttgctggGGGCAATAACACTGTCAGAACAGAAGTTCCAAATTGTCCTGTATATTACATATGCTGTATCATATGCATCTCTGTCCCAAGATAGCTGTCAGATCCTTCATTTTACATCTGCATGTATTTTGAATGGCAGGAGACCACCTTTACACCACTTAAGATCCCAAGTTTCTTAGGATCTTCAGCAGAGATGGGGAGATCAACTATACATCCATATACTTAATTGTCCCTACTGTCTTTTCTTCTCACTCTTTACTTTCTCCTAAAATAACAAGCTGCATTGAATGTGCAAGAAAGTGAAATGGTATGACTCCttcttatatttaaatgtatttatttggcagacacttttgtccaaagcttAAAACCAAATACATGTCTAGTACAAGCTTTATGCTGACACATTCTATTGTATTGTTGATATTGTACAATGCTGACACATATTTCAGTAGTACAGTATACTCTAAAAGTATGTAACAACTGCTGGGTGATTTACACAAGTTCTTGCAAGGTGGGTTGTGTGAGGGGAAAAAGGGTTTGTTTCAACACAGTGTGACTGTATTAACAAGCCAGTAAATCTCTATAAAGAGGCCAGTGGGAAGGAGGGCCAGAGGAATCCCAAGCCCTGGGGAAACTATAGCAAAGGCCTGAGTGACCTCCAAAGTGGAGAAGGTGTAACTCAAGGCATTAAAGACAAGAGTTAGAcccaagagagaaaaacagacccAAGAGACAGCGCTAGGAATCTCTACCCAACAACCCCAGATCCCCCAGACCACGGACCCCCCCAACAAACAGCATACCAGGTAAGTATTTCATACTAGActgatgctttaaaaaaaactaacatcTTATCTTCAACTCAGAGCAGACAAGAACATGAACCTGAATATCTGGTGCCTGTGAATTTGAGATGCAATGGATCTTTAGCTCTTTGCTGATATCACATATACCCTGTATTATGAGCTATGGTGTCATATGGTATATATCAACTTTATTCCCTGGACTAGGTGCTGTGGGATTACATGGTGTAAATTATCCATATACTCTGGACTAGGTGCTGTGGGGTCACATAGTGAAATATATTTCAActgatataaaaatgttaaattatggTTTTTTGaaaactttaatttattttcaatccAGTCCTGCTATGCTCTAGATTACATGATCCACTTCAGGATGAGCATGATAATTAGTATTGAATGAACTCTTACAGAGTTTAATTGAACACTCTGTCAGATAACATATGAtaccaaaatgtaaaatttgtaaCATTGGAggtttaagcaggatgcggggacgagtcacATGGAACATaagcatacatttattttacatgtaacattcacattcaaacacacacactaatggagtCAAACCAACAACACAAACGTGTAAACAacgacagaaggagagaaagagagagagaaagagagaggatgtGACCAAAGATGGAGggaacacagacaataaatttaacgggggggggggggggattcacCATAACACAGAGAGGGGGAACAGAGACAGATCACtttaagaaagagagagtaggGAAAGGAGAACACAAGAATGCAAAACCACATGTTTTCTTGACTGTGGGACACAAATAATTCAGACTTTTTACACAGTTTATTTGAAATTGTGTTTGGTATTCTTTCCTTTACTCTATTAACagcttttaaagatgtttcaCATTTAATATCATgccaaaatgaatgaatgcattgaACTATGTGtttagataaaaataaaaccaaaaaatacCCTAGTGGACTATTGGACTACATCTGCACCACTGTATCTAGCATAACAGCCTGCAAAATGGCAGAACtccagatctttttttttttctcagaaaatAAGATTGAGATGGCCAATCACATTCTTCCTTGACGCTTGCGGTGAAGAGTGCTGTATAGTTAATGGTCCACTGGAGTTCTGTCTATTTTTGGCACGTTCAAATCCACTCAGTATAACATTCTGTGTATTTGTAGGAAAGTGAAAGTATAAGTTTTCACCGTTCAAGTGGCAAGACCGTTAACTTCCCAAACATGAAGACGAGCCTCGTTATTTGCTTTGCTCTGTCGGTCAGTGTTCTCTCTAATGGTAAGCTATGCTTTAAACAATATTCTTTTTTGTTAgtatattttagatttaaacTAAATTGTATAAACGGCGAGAAGTGTTAAACGTGGCGACGTACACAATGGCTAATGCCCCCCAGCTCTACAACGAGTTGAACGCACCGTCTGAGCCAGTAGAATCAGTAGCTAAGTGGATAATAGAACGAAAGTCAGATCtctaaagagaaaagagaaaaaaaatcactaaatgTGCACGttaagaaacacagaaaaaaaacaatcgcTGTGGTCATAGATTTCATTGTGCGTCTAAATTCttttgttcaaaatatttaaacatccGATGTAATATCCTTTTTATATAAcccttttattcatttaagtTTGTATAACCCCAGAATTTTAATTCTGAAACAACTTTTAATCTAGTTAAAGAAAACGAAAGTTATAAGAAAGACTTTGATTTAATGGTATCAatagaaatgtttacattgcAGTAAACGTGTGCTACGAAATATTGGCATAGTGGCACGTTTGTCCTGAAAATAAGTGAAATCTTATGATATTATCCACACTACAATGTGTAGTTGTGCCAGGTAGATATATTTGATTAATGCAACATATATTACACTATCACTGCAGTTGAATTTGTAGGCTtagcagacacacaaaacaaacaggacaatGATGCACCTTAAATATAAGTCATAATACCGTAAACACGATATCTGTCCATTATACCTCTACACAAATACCTTAGAGCCTCATTTTGTCTACAGATCATCACCTTTATCCTGCCATCTGTGTATGTACCATCCACATAACAGCTAAGAAATCCAAACTTCAAGGAACAGTATTAATCAACATGCCCAGCTGTTCTTGAGGACTCATTTAATGAACCTGATGTTTGTAATACTGCATAGCCTATTCTCTCTATTATAGTCTAGTACAGTGGTATTCAGATCCCAGATCCCAGGTTTCCACCCTCTTCATATAGGAGTGTGACAAGTGCCCaagttacattaatcatttaatcaactacaagggATTACGAAATGCAGGACCGGATTTGAATACAAATGGTCTGGTGGTTAAAGAGGAGCATGTTATCTACTGGAGGGCTACTGGTTTAAATTGTGGTATTGCTGGTTGGTAACTGAACTGTAAACTGGAAGGATGTTAGTGTCAGGGATGTAAATGCCACCATTTCAGCCTTTAGCACGCATGACAAACCTCTGCTTGTCCTCTCTCCAGCTCATTAGCATATACAGGCTGATGCCCCATAGTCTGTTCGACTATATGACAATGTGTGTGAAGCCTTAAGAAAATATTATACCTTTGGACATTTAATATGCAAATCTGTAAACCAAACATTGTCATCGGCCAAGTTGTCTCAACTAATTTGCATTGTAGATTACAAGGAAGATGTACAAGGGAATAGAGTGCATGCAGCCAGTGAGTCAAAGAatgattgtttaaatattttaaatggaaCATGACACATTAACAaaattgcaattattttaaatttattttaggGCTCCATGTGTTAGGCCCCTCTGGTCCTCTGGCTATCCAACCTGGAGGCtcggtgatgctgtcctgttaTGTTCAAACTCCCATACCAGTGGAAGAGCTGGAAGTGGAGTGGAGGAGAACAGACTCTGAAACGATTGTGCATTTGTTCCAAGATGGAGAGAGTCAACCAGAGTCTCAGGACCAGGCTTACCATGATAGGGCACACTTCTTTATTGAGGACATTGCCCGTGGAAACTTCTCTCTTTTACTTACAGATGTGACCACTAAGGATACAGGACTCTACAAGTGTGTTGTTTACAGAAACCAGGAATCTAATGAAACTTTGATTGAAATAAAGATGAGTGGTGGGTGAATATTCACACAATTATTGTCACACAGTTTAAATTGTCCTCTTGAAAAATGAAGTTGTCTAtactttaaatattatatttattagtttttagAGCTAGGAATTAACTGAATATATTGTGCAATTTTATTGTCTGATCTGAGACCTAAAAACCGAGACTTTATCTGAGACTTTAGAACTTTAATATTTCCAATGATTATTCTTCTAGTGTATTTGACTGTGTCTGGAGGTCatgttgtttctgtgtatgcGGGAGAGGACACCACTCTGAACTGCTCTGTACACTCCCACATCCCTCCTGAGGAGCTTGAAGAAGTCTCatggaagaaaaggaaaacagatgaAGACATGGTAGTGTTCCAATTTATAAATGGTCAGACTGTGCCAGAGTCAATCCATGAagcatacagagacagagttgaGCTCTTCAGCCGTGAGGAAATCCACAAAGGAAACTTCTCGCTTAGGCTGAAGAACATTCAGATTGAAGACAAAGGCTTCTACATATGTGAAGTATTCCATGAAGACTTATCAGCTAACACCACAGTGGAAGTACAGCAGCTGGGTGAGTAAGCATTTTTGTTCTCGGTGTGGTGCAAAGCATGTGGGTGATGTAGGGGAGCTGGAGCACAACATGACATAACAAATATGCAGTGAATCACTGCTGGGACATGAGGAAGGCACAAATATCCATCTGCTCAGGAGCCATGACTCCATTAATGATTTTACAGCAAGAGGGTAAAAACAGTAGCAAGCCAGAATCCAACACTGTTTAAATCATAATCTGTTTAAACCAGAAGGGCTGTCAGGGATCCCTACATATCTGAGCTCCATCTACTCAAGGACATCAGTTACGCTGGAGCATCTGAAGTGGAAGAACATGGATGATGAAGACTCGTCTCGATAAAttagttagctagatagctatctagtgttaatgttaaaattaGCCACTTTAATCCATGTTATGAgctataacattttacattatgaaATACTTTTTTCTTGATCAATAAATTAATGCCatcaaacatacaaaataattgCAATGGAATTGGAATATTAGTAACTTAATCCAAGGGTattaaaacaagaaagaaaatatttactttctgACATTCTTGTGGGAATGGTAAGGAAATGTCTGTTAATATCACAGTAGCAGTGTGAGTGCAGTTTTCCACATAGTTTAATGCAGAACATTCTCAGGTTCTGTACTgagataattttttttctttgtatggCGGATTCATTACTGCTCTAAATTTGCCATCTTAAACAATGcattgttgtcatggcaacattTACAGTtgcacagtgtcatttacaacGTTGCTGTTGAGTGCACAAGTTTCTAgatcacaaaacattttacaactCTGTGCATGCTTGCCCAATGTGGGTTGCATTCGAATTAATTCAAAtcatttgtgggtgtgtttatgtttgtcctCTCACCCCATCGCCCTCTTTATTTCTTTGACATTTAGATGGCTGGTTTATGTGATTAAGGAAAAGTGCTGTAGTTTTGTTATTCTCTTGCTGATACTTTGCTTGTCCTTCTTTTAAattttgacagaaaaaaatggatcatgaaaaatatacagacatataattaaatattaatctttataacttttattattagttaGCACATGCCTAAAACATCAATCTGTATTTAAAATCTGCTACATAAATAAGATCCACTTATTAGTTGTGAAACCTACAATCTGAATAGCTGATTAGTCGCCTCAAAAATCAATAGATATTTTAACTACCCAGATAGTTGTTAGGTGTagcccatatatatatatatatatatatatatatatatatatatatatttgttaatgCATTGCCTGGCATTTCAAAAAGTAGCATCACCATGcaaattttgaaaaacaaacaacacagctAGAAGCACAAATTAGTATAATAGAAAATACAGTTACACAAGTCAGGAGTGGTTCTgtttttcattcacatttttcatttttacatttgaatgacATTGTATAAGCACTGATTTCTGTGCCACACAGGTTTTTCCAGTATGCATACAGGggtgttgtgtttctgtatccTGGCATTTGTACTTCTACTTGTGCTAGGCTACGCAGCATACACTTCtataaaaaataacagtaaGTCAGGTTGATTTGATTATTCCTAAAATTAAGAAGTTATGAAACATATTAATGAAGTTGACGCTTTGAAGTTGTATGCACATGTTTTATCTCCTCTACAGAAAACACCAAATCAGACTTGGCTCTACAGTGCACATTTGTCTGCTGTCCAACCATTGCTTTGGCTGTTGCCTTCATCCTTTGGGGTGTGACTGAGGGTAGGTATTTGTAgttaatattttatactttttagtTATTGTTATGTTAACTGTAATAATATCAATATAGCAAAAACAGGATATATTGttaaattttaacattttgatatCGCTTGATTCATAAATCGGTAAACATGCAATAATAGTGACTTCTTGTTAGAGATGAAAACTTGTAGTGGTTCCTTAGTTTTTGACAGTACTACAGATGTCTAGGTCAGCTGAAAATTGTAATAatctcattttcatttcctggctgtttgaaaaatgcaagaaaTTTGCTTATTCACCTAGATAAAGCTGTTTGATAGAGGTAAGGCAAGTGGACTGCATAATGAGGCAGGTTCTAAGGGGCGATTTGTCCTCCTTCAGAGTGTCAGTCAGAACACTGGAGTGTTAGTAGTGATATTCAACTCTTTAATAAAATTCAGCAATGCAACACATTAGGCATGTTTGCACACCAGCACATTCACTatgcacattaacacacaggcTCAGGTTTATTCATTTTAGACAAAAGGTTAGGTATTTGAGGTGTAAAATATGAAGTGAGAAGTATGTAGAGGATATGAAGAGTGAAGTATGGAG
Proteins encoded in this window:
- the LOC118242396 gene encoding uncharacterized protein LOC118242396 isoform X3, which translates into the protein MKTSLVICFALSVSVLSNGLHVLGPSGPLAIQPGGSVMLSCYVQTPIPVEELEVEWRRTDSETIVHLFQDGESQPESQDQAYHDRAHFFIEDIARGNFSLLLTDVTTKDTGLYKCVVYRNQESNETLIEIKMSVYLTVSGGHVVSVYAGEDTTLNCSVHSHIPPEELEEVSWKKRKTDEDMVVFQFINGQTVPESIHEAYRDRVELFSREEIHKGNFSLRLKNIQIEDKGFYICEVFHEDLSANTTVEVQQLGFSSMHTGVLCFCILAFVLLLVLGYAAYTSIKNNKNTKSDLALQCTFVCCPTIALAVAFILWGVTEGFLAEVATCSALNLLRILSLLWVTSHFKTFPENIRRFIKKTAVSQGYALITAVIYSGLVVHNWHKYEAIQSTNDSFFMVLSWPSQLFLLLLLFFLSFHHKGSPNSAYACICINNLFRIFMIMTWYSLKSIANFFLGCILLLPLCWLGFQQGVPFLTWISVLCILEFLSTVISVYLHNELLEGDKERVALTCATTYLHILSLTACFKYLDHLCESNSISTRTWLVRGSNSNHDETQRMQGSNSNDTETEQSPGHGERTLTDLRVILLPSECVFAICCLALAISAFCHAHYS
- the LOC118242396 gene encoding uncharacterized protein LOC118242396 isoform X5 — encoded protein: MKTSLVICFALSVSVLSNGLHVLGPSGPLAIQPGGSVMLSCYVQTPIPVEELEVEWRRTDSETIVHLFQDGESQPESQDQAYHDRAHFFIEDIARGNFSLLLTDVTTKDTGLYKCVVYRNQESNETLIEIKMSVYLTVSGGHVVSVYAGEDTTLNCSVHSHIPPEELEEVSWKKRKTDEDMVVFQFINGQTVPESIHEAYRDRVELFSREEIHKGNFSLRLKNIQIEDKGFYICEVFHEDLSANTTVEVQQLGFSSMHTGVLCFCILAFVLLLVLGYAAYTSIKNNKNTKSDLALQCTFVCCPTIALAVAFILWGVTEGFLAEVATCSALNLLRILSLLWVTSHFKTFPENIRRFIKKTAVSQGYALITAVIYSGLVVHNWHKYEAIQSTNDSFFMVLSWPSQLFLLLLLFFLSFHHKGSPNSAYACFQQGVPFLTWISVLCILEFLSTVISVYLHNELLEGDKERVALTCATTYLHILSLTACFKYLDHLCESNSISTRTWLVRGSNSNHDETQRMQGSNSNDTETEQSPGQLYTIVYMLGAVGLICVNSISLIAELILKTRHGERTLTDLRVILLPSECVFAICCLALAISAFCHAHYS